From Vreelandella neptunia, the proteins below share one genomic window:
- a CDS encoding FadR/GntR family transcriptional regulator, translating to MFLNKNSQSKEFYNVTTKTKVEKTKDLYEDMRNWILRGQYLRGARLPTEAELASRYELSRSATRQVIAQLKTEGLVASRQGSGLFVVARPTTALDAPNFVNNFSDLIALFDFRLLIETESAALAASKRNDSDIERIEEKSRILRRVNQNGGQGTQEDFDFHVQIAKTSGNKFLLSSVLALQTGVIFSVKLGQKTSDLPRILQSKQVTEEHNDIIEAIRQADEAKARAAMQRHIESSLSRILHGQP from the coding sequence AGTTTTACAACGTGACAACAAAGACAAAAGTCGAAAAGACTAAAGACTTATACGAAGATATGCGCAACTGGATACTTCGCGGGCAATATCTGCGTGGAGCGCGCCTGCCAACAGAGGCCGAACTGGCAAGCCGCTATGAACTTAGCCGTAGCGCCACGCGACAAGTGATTGCGCAACTAAAAACCGAAGGTCTTGTCGCCTCCCGTCAAGGGTCAGGCCTGTTTGTTGTCGCCCGGCCCACAACAGCGCTCGATGCGCCAAACTTTGTTAATAACTTCAGCGACCTTATTGCGCTGTTTGACTTCCGGCTGCTAATTGAAACGGAATCAGCGGCCCTGGCCGCCTCAAAGCGTAACGATAGTGATATTGAGCGCATTGAGGAAAAGAGCCGTATTTTAAGAAGAGTCAATCAAAACGGGGGCCAAGGCACTCAGGAAGACTTCGACTTTCACGTACAGATAGCTAAAACATCCGGCAATAAATTTTTACTTAGCTCGGTGCTAGCTCTACAAACGGGGGTTATCTTCTCCGTCAAACTCGGGCAAAAAACGTCCGATCTTCCGCGAATATTGCAATCCAAGCAGGTCACAGAAGAGCATAACGACATCATCGAAGCGATTCGCCAAGCAGACGAGGCAAAGGCACGAGCGGCAATGCAACGCCATATAGAGTCCTCACTCTCACGAATTCTGCATGGACAGCCGTGA
- a CDS encoding DUF1330 domain-containing protein has product MPAYVVLTREHTHDAQEMERYGEKAKAAREGHDPQPLAFYGDFEVLEGSAMEGAVILRFPDMAAARAWYQSPAYQEARKHRFQGADYRVFIVDGLTEA; this is encoded by the coding sequence ATGCCCGCTTATGTCGTACTGACTCGAGAACACACTCACGACGCCCAGGAAATGGAGCGCTACGGCGAGAAGGCAAAAGCCGCCCGTGAAGGCCACGACCCACAGCCGCTGGCTTTTTATGGCGATTTTGAAGTACTGGAAGGCAGCGCAATGGAAGGAGCGGTCATTCTACGCTTCCCGGATATGGCTGCCGCCCGTGCCTGGTATCAAAGCCCCGCCTACCAGGAAGCCCGCAAACACCGCTTTCAGGGCGCCGACTACCGCGTTTTTATCGTTGATGGCCTAACAGAAGCCTAA